One region of bacterium genomic DNA includes:
- a CDS encoding DMT family transporter, producing the protein MQKFVHPAVFGAVIALSWAAVFIKMAGDVPPLAIAFWRMLIASVVWAPFYFFHDRKNPERRPLTGRQKKLIILAGIFLCLHFTTWITSLRHTTVASAVFLILLQPVLVAFAAHFFLHERLNRNHFVAMGLTVLGAAIITWGDVQFSPEYLFGDFLAFLGVILAGAYNFAARLARPDHPEHGLGVPLHRYLPLVYFVATFGLLILCLITGQSLGPYSPEMWWILVALGLIPTVIGHSIFNWAMRYLPILSVNIALVGEPIGSTLFAWWILKEVPQAGIFIGGPLMILAVVMVVLRPPVQRRH; encoded by the coding sequence ATGCAGAAGTTTGTTCATCCGGCGGTGTTTGGCGCGGTCATCGCATTGTCATGGGCGGCTGTCTTTATCAAGATGGCGGGCGATGTACCACCGCTTGCCATCGCATTTTGGCGGATGCTCATCGCCAGTGTGGTGTGGGCGCCGTTCTATTTTTTTCATGACCGGAAAAATCCCGAACGCCGACCACTCACCGGTCGGCAGAAAAAGTTAATCATTCTCGCCGGTATTTTTCTCTGTCTCCATTTCACGACATGGATTACTTCGCTGCGCCACACGACTGTTGCCTCCGCGGTCTTCCTCATTCTGTTGCAACCGGTGCTGGTCGCCTTTGCTGCGCATTTCTTTCTCCACGAACGACTCAATCGCAATCACTTTGTCGCGATGGGATTAACGGTACTCGGCGCGGCGATTATTACGTGGGGCGATGTTCAATTTTCACCGGAATATTTGTTTGGCGATTTTTTGGCGTTCCTCGGTGTAATTCTCGCCGGTGCGTATAATTTTGCGGCGCGGTTAGCACGGCCGGATCACCCGGAACATGGACTAGGCGTACCGCTCCACCGCTACCTACCACTCGTTTACTTTGTCGCAACCTTCGGTTTGCTCATCCTATGTCTCATCACGGGACAATCACTCGGACCGTACTCGCCTGAGATGTGGTGGATTCTGGTGGCGCTCGGACTCATTCCGACGGTGATTGGGCACAGTATTTTCAATTGGGCGATGCGCTACCTCCCGATTCTATCGGTCAATATCGCATTGGTCGGTGAGCCGATTGGTTCGACGCTATTCGCGTGGTGGATTCTCAAGGAAGTTCCGCAGGCGGGGATATTTATCGGCGGCCCACTCATGATTCTCGCTGTAGTCATGGTAGTGCTGCGGCCGCCAGTGCAGCGCCGTCATTAG
- a CDS encoding T9SS type A sorting domain-containing protein, whose amino-acid sequence MRSISTKSFSFYFLLFLFLLTTTSVFAQDSSGVSCLSRITFDWGSANSVTVEGNYAYVTSGRKGCWIVDVSDSLHPFDVGVMDTPGYACGVAVSGNYAFITDSSYGLRIYDISNPVTPVAVGFYDTPGMAYSVAVSDNYAYVADGLTGLQVIDISIPASPQLIGTCDTPGSAQYVTVSGIYAYIADGTSGLRIIDVSNPNNPQPVGFFTLTSINVRQVVVQDSFAYLADQYGYLRVIDVSNPANPFQRSAFMETGEGSQGGGGGFDSRYVLSLSVVNATAFISSAYYSLSQWPTPNFYNYFIRTISVVNPDSIYQIRFMNYGYSEGSPSNSIIIDIDLNDGVVFAASSSFGLTLSDTSHTGMFARSLFGKTKTHALVGDNLFYQLGNFIMHVNLNDMSAIRPRRICTTGYEPQTLIVTDNTIFVADGHVFRVYSYDDSMQTREIGHCNTPGSIFSIAIAGDHALVANFNLGVSIIDITNLSLPSLLYTIDTPGYAVDIELNEEIAYVADSNGGVLFISTSNPDSMRIISQLIAPFMCRTIGVIDTNYCVVGTDSVLYILNVQNIQQPRIETQVPLRGRVVDIKLFQNYLLIACGYEGIRLFNISNPIQPHEIGYYNTLDYATTISIRDSVICVSDYSNLGIYDCSQALAVVDRVGTENPQVFGLKPNYPNPFNATTTIEYTIPKTGKVDLKVFDVSGREVATLVNFHQNPGSYQVKFDGTTLATGTYFLRMQAGEFVKTQKMVLLK is encoded by the coding sequence ATGCGCTCCATCTCCACCAAATCGTTTTCTTTCTACTTTCTTCTTTTTCTTTTCCTTCTAACGACTACTTCGGTATTCGCGCAGGATAGCTCCGGTGTATCGTGTTTGTCGCGGATTACCTTCGACTGGGGTAGCGCGAATTCGGTTACAGTAGAGGGGAATTATGCCTATGTAACTTCCGGTCGAAAAGGGTGCTGGATCGTCGATGTATCCGATTCTTTACATCCTTTTGACGTGGGAGTGATGGATACTCCCGGTTACGCTTGTGGTGTTGCTGTGTCGGGTAACTATGCCTTCATCACCGATAGCAGTTATGGGTTACGTATCTACGATATCTCGAATCCAGTTACTCCAGTGGCAGTGGGGTTTTACGATACACCAGGAATGGCATACAGCGTTGCTGTATCAGACAACTATGCATACGTAGCCGATGGTTTGACGGGTTTACAAGTCATCGATATATCGATACCAGCATCACCACAATTAATAGGAACCTGCGATACCCCCGGTTCTGCGCAATATGTAACTGTTTCAGGAATCTATGCGTATATCGCCGATGGAACGAGCGGATTACGGATCATTGATGTTTCTAACCCAAACAATCCCCAACCGGTAGGATTCTTCACATTAACGTCAATCAATGTTAGACAAGTTGTAGTACAAGACAGTTTTGCCTATCTCGCCGACCAATATGGCTATCTGCGAGTAATTGATGTTTCAAATCCAGCAAATCCTTTTCAACGAAGTGCTTTCATGGAAACCGGTGAAGGCAGTCAAGGAGGTGGCGGAGGTTTCGATAGTCGTTATGTTTTATCACTGAGTGTTGTAAATGCAACTGCATTTATCAGTAGTGCATACTATTCGTTATCTCAATGGCCGACACCGAATTTTTACAATTACTTTATCAGAACGATCAGTGTCGTAAATCCTGATAGTATTTACCAAATTCGCTTTATGAATTACGGCTACTCAGAAGGCAGTCCTTCAAATAGCATAATTATTGATATCGATTTGAATGATGGGGTTGTTTTTGCTGCATCAAGCAGTTTTGGATTGACGTTAAGTGATACATCGCACACAGGAATGTTTGCAAGAAGTCTGTTTGGAAAAACTAAAACTCATGCACTTGTTGGTGATAATCTGTTTTATCAACTCGGGAATTTCATCATGCATGTTAACTTAAATGATATGTCAGCGATTCGTCCACGAAGGATTTGCACAACGGGTTATGAACCACAAACACTCATAGTGACTGATAACACAATTTTCGTTGCTGATGGACATGTGTTTCGAGTTTATTCATATGATGATTCCATGCAAACCCGGGAAATAGGTCATTGTAATACACCAGGAAGTATTTTTAGCATTGCAATTGCAGGTGATCACGCTCTCGTTGCAAACTTCAATTTAGGTGTAAGTATCATTGACATCACCAATCTATCCTTACCAAGTTTGTTATATACTATAGATACACCTGGTTATGCAGTTGATATCGAGCTAAACGAGGAAATCGCATATGTCGCCGACTCAAATGGAGGTGTATTATTCATTTCAACATCCAACCCAGATTCAATGAGGATCATTTCTCAACTGATAGCACCTTTCATGTGTAGAACGATAGGAGTGATCGATACAAACTACTGTGTTGTAGGAACTGATTCAGTGCTTTATATATTGAATGTTCAGAATATCCAACAACCAAGAATCGAAACTCAAGTTCCCTTAAGAGGTAGAGTTGTTGATATTAAGTTGTTTCAAAATTACTTACTGATTGCATGTGGATATGAAGGGATCAGATTGTTCAATATTTCTAATCCAATTCAGCCTCATGAAATCGGTTATTACAATACGTTGGATTATGCTACGACAATTTCAATTCGTGATAGTGTTATTTGTGTGTCTGATTACTCAAATCTTGGTATTTACGATTGTTCGCAAGCGTTAGCAGTAGTGGATCGAGTGGGAACGGAAAATCCGCAAGTATTCGGTCTGAAACCGAATTATCCCAACCCATTCAATGCAACCACCACCATTGAATACACGATTCCGAAAACGGGTAAAGTCGATTTGAAAGTATTCGATGTTTCCGGTCGTGAAGTCGCTACGTTGGTGAATTTCCACCAAAATCCGGGATCGTATCAAGTCAAATTCGATGGAACAACCCTCGCGACCGGTACCTATTTCCTACGGATGCAAGCCGGGGAATTTGTGAAGACACAGAAGATGGTGTTGTTAAAGTAG